The following are encoded in a window of Gemmatimonadaceae bacterium genomic DNA:
- a CDS encoding SGNH/GDSL hydrolase family protein, translating into MNLLRGAAVAGLLGTLVSCQAEHTVGPLYSAGPLFQSYVSLGNSLTAGYQSGGIDDSTQQRGYAVLLARQFGTRFAYPSLLNPGCPPPISVFQTGARVTPTGYPPSTEASCYLRNPTSVTDILNNVAVPGAFVADLTSPNGAAGANALTTFILGGLTQAQRALLAKPTFATIWIGNNDILGFALSGQPAGATPLTTFTANYDAMISQLLAGAPKLKGVLLGVIQVAAAPQLFPAAALANPLFVGGLSQAVGTPVTIHPDCLTPPGNQSLINIQIITLLQGMAAQHQTPIIVCAKGDVPGLGDFLVLDAAEQATVFNLINSYNAYISQKAASIGFAYWDPNALLAQLATVPGAINYPPNLASLTAPFGTAISLDGIHPSSSTHIAIANALIGVINAKYGTNVQTIQ; encoded by the coding sequence ATGAATCTCCTTCGCGGTGCAGCGGTCGCCGGGCTCCTTGGGACCCTGGTGAGCTGCCAAGCCGAACACACCGTAGGCCCGCTCTATTCCGCCGGCCCACTGTTCCAGAGTTATGTCTCGCTGGGCAACAGTCTCACGGCCGGTTACCAGTCGGGCGGTATCGACGATTCCACGCAGCAGCGTGGCTATGCCGTGCTCCTGGCTCGGCAGTTCGGCACGCGGTTCGCGTACCCATCGCTGTTGAACCCCGGCTGCCCGCCGCCCATCTCGGTGTTCCAGACGGGTGCGCGCGTCACACCCACCGGATACCCGCCCAGCACGGAGGCCTCCTGCTACCTCCGCAACCCGACATCGGTGACCGACATACTGAACAACGTCGCCGTACCGGGGGCCTTCGTGGCCGACCTCACGTCTCCGAACGGCGCGGCAGGGGCAAACGCGCTCACGACGTTCATTCTTGGCGGATTGACCCAGGCACAACGGGCGCTGCTGGCCAAGCCGACGTTCGCGACGATCTGGATCGGGAACAATGACATCCTTGGCTTCGCCCTGTCGGGCCAGCCCGCCGGCGCGACGCCCCTGACCACGTTCACGGCCAACTATGACGCCATGATCAGCCAACTCCTGGCTGGAGCACCGAAGCTCAAAGGCGTCCTGCTGGGAGTCATCCAGGTCGCCGCCGCTCCGCAACTGTTCCCGGCTGCGGCCCTGGCCAACCCGCTGTTCGTCGGCGGCTTGAGCCAGGCGGTTGGCACGCCGGTCACCATCCACCCGGACTGCCTCACGCCCCCCGGCAACCAATCGCTCATCAACATCCAGATCATCACGCTCCTCCAGGGGATGGCTGCGCAACACCAGACCCCGATCATCGTCTGCGCCAAGGGCGACGTCCCCGGTCTGGGCGACTTCCTGGTGTTGGACGCCGCCGAACAGGCGACGGTGTTCAACCTGATCAACTCGTACAACGCCTACATATCCCAGAAGGCGGCCTCCATCGGGTTCGCCTATTGGGATCCGAACGCCCTTCTTGCTCAGCTCGCAACAGTCCCCGGGGCGATCAACTACCCGCCCAACCTTGCCAGCCTCACAGCGCCCTTCGGGACTGCCATCTCACTGGACGGCATCCACCCAAGTAGCTCGACCCACATCGCGATTGCCAACGCGCTCATCGGCGTGATCAACGCCAAGTACGGCACAAACGTGCAGACGATTCAGTAG
- a CDS encoding hotdog fold domain-containing protein, protein MPDSMDAPGGKISTWWRRLSRLPGGRWLFSLLLGRMAPYTGSMGARVVDLRPGYAKWTLRDRRKVRNHLNSVHAVALVNLAEVASGTAMLAGLSPGTRGIVRGLSIEYLKKARGMLTAECRCDPPAVDHETDYTVEATITDQQGDAVARAKVLWRLAPRS, encoded by the coding sequence GTGCCCGACTCGATGGATGCCCCCGGCGGCAAGATCAGCACCTGGTGGCGCCGCCTCAGCCGGCTCCCGGGAGGCCGCTGGTTGTTCAGCCTGCTGCTGGGGCGGATGGCACCCTATACCGGGTCGATGGGTGCTCGGGTGGTCGACTTGCGGCCCGGATACGCCAAGTGGACCCTGCGGGACCGCCGGAAGGTCCGGAATCACCTCAACTCGGTCCATGCTGTGGCCCTCGTCAATCTGGCCGAAGTAGCCAGCGGCACCGCCATGCTTGCCGGACTGTCCCCCGGCACCCGGGGAATCGTCAGGGGACTGTCCATCGAGTATCTCAAGAAGGCGCGCGGCATGCTCACGGCCGAATGCCGCTGCGACCCGCCCGCAGTGGACCACGAGACCGACTACACGGTCGAGGCCACGATCACCGACCAGCAGGGCGACGCGGTGGCTCGCGCGAAGGTGCTCTGGCGCCTGGCCCCCCGGAGCTAG
- a CDS encoding outer membrane protein transport protein produces the protein MSLHRFTALGLAAALVAIPASVHAQGFGLNEIGSCAIGRGYAVTSAPCQDASTIYWNPAYAAALSGNSLVVGGASIAVSGAFTRDTSMGRYPADPPTSYAPHFFFTHRQSENFSWGLGAYVPYGLTSQWPGNFPGRFVADKASIATMYFQPNFAWKLNDRWMIGGGPVVGYSSVELIQSLDLSQQVAEIGPSGPITFGMLGIPAGTEFARGTLKGTAYSYGFTLGLYGKLSDHWTMGARYLSSLNFKYSNGKATFQPVQTGLTLAAGNPFSVLPGTPVDALVASQFTSGGALVAQGGSTELVHPDQAEVGFAYDGFNRWLLSADYAWIGWARFHQLDIHFSNPALGTVTNIEDYNNSSAIRLGAQYTAHNNWQWRVGFAGVAAAAPPQTVTPILPDQDRSNYTVGLGIPLTTGLTLDAAYAYVWTPGRRGRIANPTSPSISGSTLNDGVYTLFANIISISLKASF, from the coding sequence ATGAGTCTTCACCGTTTCACAGCGCTCGGCCTTGCGGCGGCGTTGGTCGCGATTCCGGCGTCGGTGCATGCGCAGGGATTCGGGCTGAATGAGATAGGGAGCTGCGCGATCGGGCGAGGGTACGCCGTGACGAGCGCGCCGTGCCAGGACGCCTCCACGATCTACTGGAACCCGGCCTACGCGGCGGCGCTCTCCGGCAATTCGCTGGTCGTGGGCGGCGCCTCAATCGCCGTCTCCGGCGCGTTCACCCGCGACACCTCGATGGGCCGCTATCCCGCCGATCCCCCGACGTCGTATGCGCCCCACTTCTTCTTCACCCACCGGCAGAGCGAGAATTTCTCGTGGGGCCTCGGCGCGTACGTACCCTACGGCCTCACCTCGCAGTGGCCCGGCAACTTCCCCGGCCGTTTCGTGGCCGACAAGGCGTCCATCGCCACCATGTACTTCCAGCCCAACTTTGCCTGGAAGCTCAATGACCGGTGGATGATCGGAGGCGGGCCCGTCGTCGGCTACTCCAGCGTCGAACTCATTCAGAGCCTCGACCTCTCGCAGCAGGTGGCGGAGATCGGCCCTTCAGGCCCGATCACCTTCGGCATGCTTGGTATTCCCGCCGGCACGGAATTCGCCCGCGGTACGCTCAAGGGTACGGCGTATTCCTACGGCTTCACCCTCGGCCTGTACGGAAAGCTCTCCGACCACTGGACCATGGGCGCGCGGTACCTGTCCTCGCTGAACTTCAAGTACAGCAACGGCAAGGCGACGTTCCAGCCGGTGCAGACGGGGCTCACGCTCGCCGCCGGCAATCCGTTCAGCGTGCTTCCCGGCACGCCGGTGGACGCCCTCGTGGCCAGCCAGTTCACGTCGGGCGGCGCGCTCGTCGCGCAGGGTGGATCCACCGAACTGGTTCACCCCGATCAGGCCGAAGTCGGATTCGCCTACGACGGGTTCAATCGGTGGCTGCTGAGCGCTGACTATGCATGGATCGGTTGGGCGCGGTTCCACCAGCTCGATATCCACTTCTCCAACCCGGCGCTCGGCACCGTCACGAACATCGAGGATTACAACAACTCGTCGGCCATCAGGCTGGGCGCGCAGTACACGGCCCACAACAACTGGCAGTGGCGCGTGGGCTTTGCAGGCGTCGCGGCTGCCGCGCCGCCGCAAACGGTCACCCCAATTCTCCCCGATCAGGACCGCTCCAACTACACCGTCGGCTTGGGAATTCCGCTCACCACAGGGCTGACCCTCGACGCGGCGTACGCGTACGTCTGGACCCCGGGACGTCGCGGCCGCATCGCGAACCCCACGTCGCCGAGTATCAGCGGGTCCACGCTGAACGATGGCGTCTACACCCTGTTCGCCAACATCATCTCGATCAGCCTCAAGGCGTCGTTCTAA